In the genome of bacterium, one region contains:
- a CDS encoding ABC transporter substrate-binding protein, protein MLSSSKKLRKYLTLVFFAFLSCTSKKQEGIVFWHAMGGPLGDALKTIVNWYSQSNPPITLVNLGNYNTLSQKIMGAVASNKPPTASQLYESWASELLSAKKITPIQNYLSLIDSTKLKNVFEVLITGNKWGDTLVTFPFNKSVPVFYYNIDLFEKYGIKKFPQTWDEFREVAKKLTIDENGDGQPEIYGTAFTIDVWIFATILYQKGGRLLEGDSVMFDSREGIEALTFLQDLIFKDKCAYLGTGYSHQDDFANGRVAMIWGTIVSYAFMKDKINFRLGVAPVPIDKYKTVIISGTNVGIFENVPESYKENFINFLNFFLEDSVQAYWSSKTGYIPLTKSAFNHPTLKNFVESVTGLKEAMLQVEYGDYEPRVPVWFTGRRILSEEGIEPALRGHAKPEESLKRAADLIRQEIARRKSYQIYRHSHK, encoded by the coding sequence ATGCTTTCAAGTTCTAAAAAATTAAGAAAATATTTAACATTAGTCTTTTTTGCCTTTCTTTCCTGCACCTCAAAGAAGCAGGAAGGGATAGTTTTTTGGCATGCCATGGGAGGACCCCTTGGCGATGCCCTGAAAACTATAGTAAACTGGTACTCTCAAAGCAATCCTCCCATAACCCTCGTTAATCTTGGAAACTACAACACCCTTTCCCAGAAAATTATGGGTGCGGTAGCCTCTAATAAACCTCCAACTGCCTCTCAACTCTACGAATCTTGGGCTTCAGAGCTTCTATCTGCTAAAAAAATAACCCCCATACAAAATTATTTAAGCCTAATTGACTCTACTAAACTGAAAAATGTTTTTGAGGTTTTGATTACCGGAAACAAGTGGGGAGACACATTGGTGACCTTTCCATTCAACAAAAGCGTTCCTGTTTTTTACTACAATATAGACCTCTTCGAAAAGTATGGAATCAAAAAATTTCCACAAACTTGGGATGAATTCAGAGAAGTTGCAAAAAAACTCACCATTGATGAAAACGGAGATGGCCAACCCGAAATCTACGGCACTGCCTTTACCATTGACGTATGGATCTTTGCCACAATCCTCTATCAAAAAGGTGGCAGGCTTCTTGAAGGCGACTCCGTAATGTTTGATTCACGTGAAGGAATTGAAGCCTTGACATTCTTGCAGGATCTCATCTTCAAGGATAAATGTGCCTACCTCGGGACCGGCTATTCCCACCAGGATGATTTTGCAAATGGAAGAGTGGCTATGATATGGGGGACAATCGTTTCCTATGCTTTTATGAAAGATAAAATCAATTTTCGCCTTGGTGTAGCACCCGTTCCGATTGACAAATACAAAACCGTTATCATTTCTGGCACAAACGTCGGCATCTTTGAAAATGTCCCTGAAAGCTACAAAGAGAACTTTATTAATTTCCTCAACTTTTTCCTCGAAGATAGCGTTCAAGCTTACTGGTCATCGAAAACAGGATATATACCATTGACAAAAAGCGCTTTCAACCATCCCACTCTCAAGAATTTTGTGGAATCGGTGACAGGCCTTAAAGAAGCGATGTTGCAAGTTGAATACGGTGATTATGAACCCAGGGTCCCGGTGTGGTTTACAGGAAGAAGGATATTGTCAGAAGAAGGAATCGAACCCGCTTTGCGAGGACACGCAAAACCAGAAGAAAGCCTCAAAAGGGCAGCTGATTTAATTAGACAAGAAATAGCCCGTAGGAAATCCTACCAAATATATAGGCATTCTCACAAGTGA
- a CDS encoding FeoA family protein, whose translation MSLDEARVDDIVVVKGINAGHRALRRLVSLGINIGDKVRILHFAPFGGAILVEDLNTGIKVALGRGLARKIIVEHAKNN comes from the coding sequence ATGTCTTTAGACGAAGCAAGAGTAGATGACATTGTAGTTGTTAAAGGTATTAATGCGGGGCATAGAGCTTTAAGACGGTTGGTTAGTTTGGGAATTAATATAGGAGACAAAGTAAGAATTTTACATTTTGCCCCATTCGGGGGGGCTATTCTTGTTGAAGACCTTAATACAGGGATTAAAGTGGCTCTAGGCAGGGGCCTGGCGAGAAAAATTATCGTCGAACATGCAAAAAACAATTAG
- the feoB gene encoding ferrous iron transport protein B produces the protein MQKTIRIALVGQPNCGKSTFFNQLVGYKAQTSNFPGTTVEFLTAEVVYEGIKLIITDLPGIYSLLGEEPAERVTLKYLLENPVDVIINILDSSVISRSLELTIELSTLGIPMVLVLNMMDEAEKKGIKIDTKRLEKILGIDVVPTVATQGKGVDQAIKSVFNPKKPLKLLKIELGPEAEEVIKDAADKIKNLYPTLNYDACKILVIADADGQLGILKKEEAEKIRNSLSSLFKIDSPWLLIHQEKHKLAMEIFENCTKITHVKKQKFIDYKLDYIVMNSYAGPLIAFLTLIGIFFLVQKLGGFLGEIFAIPFDRFTQIIELTTWNEFLKTILKSVVDGLNSGIGIVFPYFIPFVFLLSILEDIGYLSRLAFVLDHFLHRIGLHGKSVVPFVLGYGCNVPAIFSTRIIESERERVTTAFLIPFIPCSARLAIIFALANMFIGFKFTFALFVLNIFVIAILAKIASLFYKSEVTDFILEIPPYRIPTVKGTFSKVWYKLKDFILFAWPVIVLGSLVLSLMQFFGIDSIVNRAFSPLVHGVLGINKNLGVVLIFGILRKELALIMASEALKVPIDMLNTVMTKKELIVFTTFVTFYTPCLSTILALWKEIGLTKTLIQIAVSLILASLLGILMGVFF, from the coding sequence ATGCAAAAAACAATTAGGATAGCTCTTGTCGGACAGCCGAATTGCGGGAAAAGCACATTTTTCAATCAGCTGGTAGGTTACAAAGCCCAAACCTCTAACTTTCCCGGTACTACTGTCGAATTTCTTACCGCAGAGGTGGTCTACGAAGGCATAAAACTCATTATTACAGACCTCCCAGGGATTTACTCTCTCCTTGGAGAAGAACCTGCAGAAAGGGTTACCCTGAAATATTTGCTAGAAAATCCCGTGGATGTGATCATCAATATCTTAGATAGCTCCGTTATCTCTAGAAGCCTTGAGCTTACGATCGAACTATCAACTCTCGGCATACCAATGGTTCTTGTGCTAAACATGATGGATGAGGCAGAGAAAAAAGGTATAAAAATTGACACGAAAAGGTTGGAGAAAATTCTTGGAATCGATGTGGTTCCAACGGTAGCCACACAGGGGAAAGGGGTCGACCAGGCTATTAAAAGCGTTTTTAACCCAAAGAAACCCTTAAAATTGCTTAAAATAGAACTTGGCCCTGAAGCCGAAGAAGTAATCAAAGATGCAGCAGATAAAATCAAAAATCTTTATCCCACATTAAATTATGATGCCTGCAAAATCCTGGTTATCGCTGATGCAGATGGGCAACTGGGAATACTCAAAAAAGAAGAGGCTGAAAAAATAAGAAATTCACTGTCTTCTTTGTTTAAAATTGACTCACCCTGGCTTCTAATTCATCAGGAAAAACACAAATTGGCTATGGAAATCTTTGAAAACTGCACAAAAATAACCCATGTGAAGAAGCAAAAATTTATCGACTACAAACTTGACTACATTGTGATGAATAGCTACGCGGGGCCTTTAATTGCTTTTCTCACCTTAATCGGCATTTTTTTCCTCGTTCAAAAACTCGGTGGATTTTTAGGAGAGATATTTGCTATACCCTTCGACAGGTTCACTCAAATAATTGAACTTACAACCTGGAATGAATTTCTGAAAACAATACTTAAGTCTGTCGTTGATGGTTTGAATAGTGGAATAGGGATAGTATTTCCCTATTTTATTCCCTTCGTTTTTCTTTTATCAATCCTTGAGGACATAGGCTACCTCTCGAGGCTGGCTTTTGTTCTAGACCATTTTCTACACCGGATTGGACTTCACGGAAAAAGTGTGGTTCCGTTTGTTCTTGGCTATGGCTGCAATGTACCTGCAATCTTTTCTACCAGAATTATTGAAAGTGAACGTGAAAGGGTTACTACAGCTTTTCTAATCCCCTTTATCCCCTGTTCGGCGAGACTCGCTATAATATTTGCCCTTGCCAACATGTTTATAGGCTTTAAATTTACCTTTGCCCTCTTTGTCCTTAACATATTCGTTATCGCAATTCTTGCTAAAATAGCGAGCCTTTTCTATAAATCCGAGGTTACCGACTTTATATTAGAAATACCTCCCTATCGCATTCCAACAGTAAAAGGTACGTTTAGTAAAGTGTGGTACAAACTAAAAGACTTTATTTTATTTGCCTGGCCAGTCATAGTATTGGGAAGTCTAGTTTTAAGTTTGATGCAATTCTTCGGGATCGATTCCATCGTTAACAGGGCTTTTTCACCTCTCGTTCACGGGGTTCTTGGAATTAACAAAAATCTGGGGGTTGTCTTAATTTTTGGCATTTTAAGGAAGGAACTGGCACTAATAATGGCTTCTGAAGCTCTTAAAGTGCCAATTGATATGTTGAATACCGTTATGACAAAAAAAGAACTCATAGTTTTCACTACTTTTGTTACTTTTTACACTCCCTGCCTGTCCACGATTCTGGCACTATGGAAAGAAATCGGATTAACGAAAACCCTTATTCAAATAGCAGTTAGTCTAATCCTGGCTTCTCTTCTTGGTATTTTAATGGGTGTATTTTTCTAA
- a CDS encoding pyruvate, water dikinase regulatory protein has product MNTRERWIFIVSDSSGLTCETVVKAALTQFKTTNVYVKKYSQVRTVEQLRGIMKEAAQYVAVVAYTFVITELRKEIIALSLQLGVPVIDILGPVLSRLQDLLELSPMAVPGLFRHLNQDYYERIECINFAVKHDDGRNIKSIDQADLVLLGVSRTSKTPISIYLAYRGIKTANVPVVYGRPLPEPVLSLPSSKVIGLTVDPERLRDIRLVRASKLKMELSDPYVNLEEIKKEVNYALTLFRQHNFTILDVTSRS; this is encoded by the coding sequence ATGAACACGCGAGAGCGTTGGATATTTATCGTATCTGACTCTTCGGGCCTTACTTGTGAAACTGTGGTTAAAGCGGCGTTAACACAGTTTAAAACCACCAACGTTTATGTTAAGAAATATTCCCAGGTGAGAACTGTGGAACAGCTTAGAGGAATAATGAAAGAAGCAGCTCAATATGTTGCTGTTGTTGCCTACACTTTTGTGATCACTGAGTTGAGAAAAGAAATTATTGCACTATCACTTCAGCTCGGTGTTCCTGTAATTGACATTTTAGGGCCTGTGCTTTCGCGTCTTCAAGATTTACTGGAACTCTCCCCAATGGCGGTTCCAGGCCTTTTTAGACATCTGAATCAGGATTACTATGAAAGAATTGAATGCATAAACTTTGCCGTTAAACACGATGATGGAAGAAACATCAAAAGCATTGATCAAGCAGACCTCGTCCTTTTAGGAGTTTCGCGTACTTCTAAAACTCCCATATCAATTTATCTGGCCTACAGGGGGATAAAGACCGCTAACGTTCCGGTAGTTTATGGGAGACCTTTACCAGAACCTGTTTTAAGTCTTCCTTCTTCAAAAGTAATAGGGCTTACCGTCGATCCCGAGCGTCTAAGGGATATTAGACTTGTGAGAGCCAGCAAATTAAAAATGGAGTTGAGTGATCCCTATGTGAATTTAGAGGAGATCAAAAAAGAGGTAAATTATGCCCTGACACTCTTTAGGCAACATAATTTTACAATCTTAGATGTAACTTCAAGGTCTAT
- a CDS encoding DNA-formamidopyrimidine glycosylase family protein has protein sequence MEGPGVYLIREKLTFLKGFNVVEVSGSSKIEKDRLIGDKLISVDSVGKQLYLLFQETALRVHFGMYGSFRINSQKPGKKPRLQLKFFKEGRNPVIVYFYNTSLRLVNQAELNLEHFRDVLNKNFDREWALERIKLDQRIISDVLLDQEIFAGIGNIIKNEALFLAKVHPESIACKIPDGVARDLVDKSIQFSLIFLEHRKKGWPLKKVLMVYNRKFCPLCDSKLRVRYVGSSRRKTFYCENCQRLYA, from the coding sequence ATGGAAGGTCCCGGTGTTTATCTTATTAGGGAAAAATTGACTTTCCTTAAAGGCTTTAATGTCGTTGAAGTTTCAGGAAGTTCAAAGATTGAAAAGGATAGGCTAATTGGAGATAAATTGATTTCTGTTGATTCTGTTGGGAAACAACTGTATTTACTTTTTCAGGAGACTGCCTTGAGAGTGCATTTTGGAATGTATGGTTCTTTTCGTATAAATAGTCAAAAACCTGGTAAAAAACCTCGTTTACAGCTGAAGTTCTTTAAGGAAGGTAGGAATCCTGTTATTGTGTACTTCTACAACACTTCTTTGAGGCTTGTAAATCAGGCTGAGCTAAATCTTGAACACTTTAGGGATGTTTTGAACAAAAATTTTGATCGAGAATGGGCCCTTGAGAGAATTAAATTAGATCAGAGGATAATAAGCGATGTTCTTCTCGATCAGGAAATTTTTGCGGGGATTGGTAACATAATTAAAAATGAAGCCCTGTTTCTTGCTAAGGTCCATCCTGAAAGCATTGCCTGTAAAATACCCGATGGGGTTGCCAGGGATTTGGTTGATAAAAGCATCCAGTTTTCCCTTATTTTCCTTGAACATAGAAAAAAGGGCTGGCCATTGAAAAAGGTCCTAATGGTATATAACAGGAAATTTTGTCCTCTCTGCGATTCTAAGCTCCGGGTAAGGTATGTCGGAAGTAGTCGAAGAAAAACCTTTTATTGTGAAAATTGCCAGCGGCTTTATGCATAA
- the rpsT gene encoding 30S ribosomal protein S20 produces MGVRVNRSALKKQRKDEKRRLRNKAYKSFVKTLTKKFLTEQDIEKKKELLTQLYKYLDRAADKRIYHPNTVARKKSKLAKLLNQALQSQTAQN; encoded by the coding sequence ATGGGAGTTCGTGTAAATAGGTCTGCTTTAAAGAAGCAAAGAAAAGACGAGAAAAGGAGACTTCGTAATAAGGCCTATAAGAGTTTTGTTAAAACCCTGACGAAGAAATTTTTAACAGAGCAAGATATTGAAAAGAAGAAAGAGCTCCTAACTCAGCTATACAAATACCTTGATAGGGCAGCAGATAAAAGGATTTACCATCCAAACACCGTTGCAAGAAAGAAGAGTAAGCTGGCAAAACTTTTAAATCAAGCGCTTCAGAGCCAAACCGCTCAGAACTAA
- a CDS encoding tetratricopeptide repeat protein: MKRLLIVVLLSSGVISAQIFTGNQSDVPVPLVSDKFTLYVSGFGGSKIQSGPYASETYKSILPPFGISLGIAYRNLYFHAGYIQNRNAEITFQHTIWNNEKFYALWGVNGLIVPDIESEGTDYIPAESTSKFLRIPLFAELYMKPLKYVEAGVGVGLGRFAQNKYLEQPLKVPGFFATVAIKPVEFIKIYWEGYTSTWKRNLGIVLGPFKGIELVTAFRYCAYPPEDKFAVQQGFVGVRAEIPGETIFKPAISEVKLIVKEQVTGKPVNGAQVISPEGKFPTLITNESGEITTALKPGIYPFKVTGNSKYAPLSSLLEIKPKQKSVTLEVKLRYSNEYLDYLAILERAREFLRKSDIKNAEIEINKALKLFPEDEEGLKVKDSLYAVKSNMIKEKTLRAENYLKSKRYRDAINELQGILSFDPQNQEVRKRIDSIRIVMLEERKKETPRPVQKVTPPPSAKPKPEPKKEKVSVPDLIDRGKKLFFEGKYRDAKTYFEKALKLDPNNKEAKFYLDKCDSYIKMMGG; the protein is encoded by the coding sequence GTGAAAAGGTTGTTAATAGTGGTTTTGTTAAGCTCAGGGGTTATAAGCGCTCAAATTTTTACAGGTAATCAGAGTGATGTCCCTGTCCCTTTGGTTTCGGATAAATTTACACTTTATGTGTCTGGATTTGGTGGTTCTAAAATACAATCGGGCCCTTATGCCTCTGAAACATATAAAAGCATCCTTCCTCCCTTCGGTATTTCTCTTGGAATTGCCTATAGGAATTTATACTTCCACGCAGGCTATATTCAGAATAGAAATGCGGAAATTACTTTTCAACATACAATCTGGAATAATGAGAAATTTTACGCTTTATGGGGAGTGAATGGACTCATCGTACCGGATATTGAATCTGAAGGTACCGATTATATTCCTGCAGAATCTACATCGAAGTTCCTACGTATACCACTTTTTGCAGAGTTATATATGAAGCCTCTAAAATACGTCGAAGCAGGTGTAGGAGTTGGCCTCGGAAGGTTTGCCCAGAACAAGTATCTGGAACAGCCTCTGAAAGTTCCTGGTTTTTTTGCAACTGTAGCTATTAAACCTGTAGAGTTTATTAAGATATACTGGGAAGGCTACACATCCACTTGGAAAAGAAATCTTGGAATTGTCCTCGGCCCTTTTAAAGGGATTGAGCTTGTTACCGCTTTCCGGTATTGTGCCTACCCCCCTGAAGATAAATTTGCTGTCCAGCAGGGTTTTGTTGGAGTAAGAGCTGAGATTCCTGGAGAAACTATTTTTAAACCTGCCATTTCAGAAGTGAAACTGATAGTTAAAGAACAGGTCACTGGAAAACCTGTTAATGGTGCACAGGTAATCTCGCCAGAGGGCAAATTCCCCACCCTTATAACGAATGAGAGTGGTGAGATAACTACGGCGTTAAAACCGGGAATTTACCCATTCAAGGTCACTGGTAACAGCAAGTATGCACCTTTAAGCAGTTTATTGGAAATTAAGCCCAAGCAGAAAAGTGTAACCCTTGAGGTCAAGCTAAGGTACAGCAACGAGTATTTGGACTATCTTGCAATACTTGAAAGGGCGAGAGAGTTTTTGAGAAAGAGCGATATAAAAAATGCGGAAATTGAAATAAATAAAGCGTTAAAGCTTTTCCCTGAAGATGAGGAAGGTTTGAAGGTGAAAGATTCGCTGTACGCTGTAAAATCTAACATGATTAAAGAAAAAACTTTACGGGCCGAGAATTATCTTAAGAGCAAGAGATATCGGGATGCGATAAACGAGCTTCAAGGGATATTGAGTTTTGATCCCCAGAATCAGGAAGTAAGAAAAAGAATTGACAGTATTCGAATTGTAATGCTTGAGGAGAGAAAGAAGGAAACCCCGCGGCCCGTTCAGAAGGTCACTCCACCACCCTCAGCAAAACCTAAACCAGAGCCTAAGAAGGAAAAGGTGTCTGTTCCTGACCTCATTGATAGGGGTAAGAAGCTTTTCTTTGAAGGGAAGTATAGGGACGCAAAGACTTACTTTGAGAAGGCTTTAAAGCTTGATCCTAACAATAAAGAGGCAAAATTTTACCTTGACAAGTGTGATTCATACATAAAAATGATGGGTGGCTGA
- a CDS encoding aldehyde ferredoxin oxidoreductase family protein, producing MRYFGKVADVNLSKGEVNYYELPEKLVEKFIGGKGIGAKILYDELSPQVDPLSPENMLIFAPGPLTGTIAPTSGRWAVVTKSPHTGIFLDSQVGGHFGAALRRAGIDILIIRGKAEKPVYLYIENGKVTICDARHLWGKTIFETEDELKKIHPGAKVGSIGPAGENLVSFAIIGFDYYRQAGRGGAGAVMGSKKLKAVVAKPNSEVGYFDEKGMKETVKRLLKLIKEHPVMKRRTEIGTPMWVKMSNEGGFLPTRNFSRGVFERADDISGETMKERIWVRNKACFGCTIACGKLTHVKEGKYKCNEVEGPEYETIALLGSNCEITPIESVAFLNRICDNLGLDTISAGGVVAFAMECFERGLLKDTDGLELKFGNADAASELLKKIAYRQGIGELFAQGVRKAAEKIGQGSERFAIHVKGLELPGVEPRGSWGMALAFATADRGGCHQRAWTPTAELKGVLPRFSTEGVAKFVKETQDERAVCFSLVLCDFAPFAVEDFAELLYNATGISLNTDEYMLTGERIWNLTRLFNVREGISRKDDTLPPRIMEEPSPVGPAEGKVITASILNEMLDEYYALRGWDQNGIPTDDTLRRLGLKS from the coding sequence ATGCGGTACTTTGGCAAGGTTGCAGATGTGAATCTTTCAAAAGGTGAAGTAAACTATTATGAACTTCCAGAGAAGTTGGTAGAGAAGTTCATTGGCGGAAAGGGTATTGGAGCGAAGATTCTTTATGACGAGCTGTCACCTCAGGTCGATCCTCTTTCTCCTGAGAATATGTTGATCTTTGCACCGGGACCACTTACTGGTACGATTGCTCCAACTTCTGGAAGGTGGGCGGTGGTTACAAAATCGCCTCACACCGGCATTTTTCTTGATTCACAGGTGGGTGGACATTTTGGTGCTGCCTTGAGGAGGGCAGGGATTGATATTTTGATTATCAGAGGGAAGGCTGAAAAACCTGTTTATCTATACATAGAAAATGGAAAAGTAACGATCTGTGATGCGAGACATCTTTGGGGTAAAACGATTTTTGAAACAGAGGATGAACTCAAAAAAATCCATCCAGGAGCAAAGGTTGGTTCAATAGGGCCTGCTGGTGAAAACCTTGTTTCTTTTGCAATAATAGGATTTGATTACTATAGACAGGCGGGAAGAGGCGGAGCAGGCGCTGTAATGGGTTCTAAGAAATTGAAGGCTGTTGTCGCAAAACCTAACTCAGAAGTAGGATATTTTGATGAAAAGGGGATGAAAGAGACTGTGAAAAGGTTATTGAAACTGATAAAGGAACATCCGGTTATGAAGCGGAGAACGGAAATCGGCACCCCGATGTGGGTTAAAATGTCAAACGAAGGCGGTTTTTTGCCCACAAGGAACTTTTCAAGGGGAGTATTTGAGAGGGCTGATGACATTTCCGGGGAAACGATGAAAGAGAGAATCTGGGTTAGGAATAAAGCCTGCTTTGGATGTACTATTGCCTGCGGTAAACTGACCCATGTGAAGGAGGGAAAATATAAATGCAATGAAGTCGAAGGCCCTGAATATGAGACTATAGCGTTACTTGGATCTAATTGTGAAATTACACCTATCGAAAGTGTTGCATTTTTAAATAGAATTTGTGATAATCTTGGACTTGATACTATATCTGCTGGTGGAGTGGTAGCCTTTGCAATGGAGTGTTTTGAAAGGGGCCTTTTGAAGGACACGGACGGGCTGGAGTTAAAATTCGGTAATGCAGATGCGGCTTCTGAGCTTTTGAAGAAAATCGCATACCGTCAGGGAATTGGTGAGCTTTTCGCTCAAGGAGTGAGAAAAGCCGCTGAAAAGATAGGGCAAGGGAGTGAGCGGTTTGCAATTCATGTAAAGGGTCTTGAACTACCTGGTGTGGAACCAAGGGGTTCCTGGGGGATGGCCCTTGCCTTTGCAACAGCAGACAGGGGAGGCTGTCACCAGAGGGCATGGACTCCAACGGCGGAATTAAAAGGCGTTCTCCCCAGGTTCTCAACGGAAGGAGTGGCAAAATTTGTCAAAGAAACTCAAGATGAAAGGGCGGTCTGTTTTTCCCTTGTTTTATGTGATTTTGCACCATTTGCTGTTGAGGATTTTGCAGAACTTTTATATAATGCCACCGGGATTAGCTTAAACACCGATGAGTACATGCTAACAGGTGAAAGAATTTGGAACCTCACAAGGCTTTTCAATGTTAGGGAGGGAATTTCAAGAAAGGATGATACTTTACCGCCGCGCATCATGGAGGAACCATCTCCTGTAGGTCCAGCTGAGGGGAAGGTAATTACAGCTTCAATATTGAACGAGATGCTGGATGAATATTACGCTCTAAGGGGATGGGATCAAAATGGTATCCCAACTGATGACACGTTAAGGAGGCTTGGTCTAAAGAGTTGA
- a CDS encoding cyclase family protein: MRRVVPTLIIVALISMAGCKKSAQFPLWQVYNDYFVNAKYVDLTHAFMPKQPVWPGFGNAEFYPTKAGKDIPGYVKKGEVFTYEKHGFVATAYWLPTDQYGTQLDPPAHWEPYGATIDELPPTYTIRPLVVINISEKVAKNPGYHCDIEDIQAWEEKYGKIPEGAVVMIRSDWYKRWPNKEFSDFPFPGITLRALKFLHEERHILFHGHEALDTDTTPNLEGEYWLLHNGYCQAEGVANLDKVPEAGALIAIGYAKPKGGTGGYARYIAICPPDWPYGVSIKEAFGAPLPKYDKPLVWDEKEGMRVRK; encoded by the coding sequence ATGCGTCGTGTAGTCCCCACATTAATAATAGTAGCACTGATAAGCATGGCAGGTTGTAAAAAATCTGCCCAATTCCCCCTCTGGCAGGTCTACAATGACTACTTTGTCAATGCAAAATACGTAGACCTAACCCACGCATTTATGCCCAAACAACCAGTATGGCCCGGTTTTGGTAATGCAGAGTTCTACCCTACCAAAGCAGGAAAAGACATACCAGGGTATGTGAAAAAGGGAGAGGTATTCACATATGAGAAGCATGGATTCGTGGCCACCGCTTACTGGCTCCCAACAGACCAGTATGGCACCCAGCTTGATCCTCCAGCTCACTGGGAGCCGTATGGAGCCACAATTGACGAGCTTCCTCCCACCTATACAATCAGGCCGCTTGTAGTAATAAACATCAGTGAAAAAGTGGCTAAAAATCCGGGCTATCACTGCGATATAGAAGACATTCAAGCATGGGAAGAGAAATACGGAAAAATACCTGAGGGTGCAGTGGTAATGATAAGATCAGACTGGTACAAACGCTGGCCAAATAAGGAATTTTCCGACTTTCCATTCCCTGGTATAACCTTAAGAGCCCTCAAGTTCTTACATGAAGAGCGCCATATCCTGTTCCACGGTCATGAAGCCCTTGACACCGATACAACACCAAACTTAGAAGGTGAATATTGGCTATTGCACAATGGCTACTGCCAAGCAGAAGGTGTAGCGAATCTTGATAAAGTTCCAGAAGCTGGTGCGCTGATAGCCATTGGCTATGCAAAGCCAAAAGGAGGCACAGGAGGATACGCCAGATATATTGCTATTTGCCCGCCTGACTGGCCCTATGGGGTCAGTATAAAAGAAGCTTTTGGTGCACCTCTTCCAAAATATGACAAACCACTTGTTTGGGATGAAAAGGAAGGCATGAGAGTTAGAAAGTAA